Genomic segment of Paenibacillaceae bacterium GAS479:
AAGTCGTAAAAACGCAACGAATCTGCACAACTGGTCTTTTTATCAATTGCAATCGTTCATTCGCTATAAGGCGGCGTTGGCAGGAATTTCGGTGCAGGAAGTTGATCCTGCGTATACGTCCCAAACATGCCCTTCCTGCGAACAACGAAACAAAGCAAAGGATAGAACGTACCGGTATTGTCAGTGCGGATATGAAGCGCACAGAGACAGAGTTGGAGCGATTAATATCATGCGACAATCTGTGTTCGATGGTCATAGTCGAACAGCCTAGTCAGCTAGATGCTCTGGACTAGGATGGGCTAATGAACGAGCCCCTAACTTAGCCGTTGGACAAAACGGAAACGGCCTGCGTCCGTAAACGAGCTAAGAATCCCACGGATTCATCCGTGTGGAGGTTCAAAGAATGTAGTTCGTCTGGAGGTTATTGAACCTATCGCCGCTGGCGCGGCCAGAAAAGGAGTCGAAATGAATATCGAGCCTGAACAAGTTCATCCTGGCCAAGGCAGCGGAAAGCAGCGCCTGCTTCCAAAAGGAGCCGAAACGATAGCGGTGCTCGTCCTGGCCATACTGCTTTCCTTGCTGGTGCAGCAGTATGCCTTTGCGCAAACTGAGGTGCACAATATTAGTATGCAGTCGACGCTGAGAGATGGGCAGAGACTGCTGGAAAACAAGCTGGCCTACCGCTTCTCCTCGCCGCGGCGAGGGGATATCGCGATCATTAGCGGACCGGAGAGCGAGCTCCGGCTTGTTAAACGAATTGTGGCGCTCCCTGGTGATAATGTGACCATGGATGGAGGTAAGCTGTTTATCAACGGAAAGCCGCTTAACGAGCCCTATGCTAAAGGGCAGACGTATCCACTGATGCTAAAGCTGCCTTTTACCGTGCCGGAAGGTCATGTATTCGTGCTTGGCGATAATCGCGAAAATAGCACGGACAGCCGCGAGCTTGGTCCAGTACGGATCAGCAGCCTGGAAGGCAAAATCATTTTCCGGCTCTGGCCGATGAGCAAGCTCGGCACAGTGCACTAATGGTTGCCACCGTTCCGCTCAGCTTTCAAATTGTGAATGACTACACACCAGTCCGCTCAATTCCTGATTCTAAACTGCTACACACCTGGGCCCCTGAATCTCTGAATCTCTGAGCCTCCAGCTCTCCAGCTCTCTGAGCTACAGGCACTATTTATTCCGCACTACCATCGCCAAGCACCAAGAAGGAGGGTTTCATGCCATTTACGTTTTCCCATCCCTTATTCGCCGCTCCGCTTAACAAGCTAGTGCCGAGGCTTAGCATCATGGGGCTTGCGCTTGGAAGTATGGCCCCGGATATGGAATATTTCATCGCCATGGAGCCTTATCGCTCGATCGGGCATGAATGGCAAGGGTTCCTCTTGCTTGGACTGCCGCTAAGCATCGCCTGCTCCGCCGCTTTTTACAGTGTTCTGGCGCCGCTCTTGCCTCGTTTATTGCCCTCTATAGGATCGCTAGATCGCTATGCGGCTGACAGGCTTAGTAAAACTAGACTGCGAGC
This window contains:
- a CDS encoding signal peptidase I, whose translation is MNIEPEQVHPGQGSGKQRLLPKGAETIAVLVLAILLSLLVQQYAFAQTEVHNISMQSTLRDGQRLLENKLAYRFSSPRRGDIAIISGPESELRLVKRIVALPGDNVTMDGGKLFINGKPLNEPYAKGQTYPLMLKLPFTVPEGHVFVLGDNRENSTDSRELGPVRISSLEGKIIFRLWPMSKLGTVH